CGAACGGGATGCCGTGTTTCTCGCGCATATCTTCCGCCTTGGGCTGCTGCCAGAAGGTTACATCTATCCTCCACAGGAAAGAGGCCTGCGTGATCTAGCCCGCAAGCGCGCGCAACTCGTACAGCAAAGCACGCTGAATACGCTCAGTATCGAGAACATCCTGGCCCGGCAGTTGAATCTGCGCCTCAACGCAGAGCAGGTCCGCCATCTCGATAGCGCCGCTGTGACCTCACCCGGTTTGCCGCCATATATCGAGACGGCCCTGACCGCAAACCTCGCAGTCGTGCGCACTCTGCAAGCACAGATCAGGATAGTCGAGTCGATACTTCATCGCGAAGTAAAACTGCGTCCCGAGTTCGCGATCCTCAAAACTGCACCCGGCATCGGAGTCACACTCGCGACCACGATCATGCCGGAGACGGGCACCATTTCCCGTTTCCGCACTGTCGGCCAGTTCAGCTCGTACTGTCGGTGCGTTGAAAGCAGGCGCGTCTCGAACGGGAGGAAGAAAGGCGAAGGCAACGCCAAGAACGGCAACAAGTACCTCTCCTGGGCCTTCATCGAGGCTGCTGCTGTTGCCATGCGCAGCTGTCCGCAGGCGAGACGCTTCTATGAGCGCAAGAAAGCCCGGCGCATGCCCGTGGTCGCTATGAAGGCGCTCGCGCATAAGCTCGCGCGCGCGGCCTTCTACATGTTGCGAGACGGCAAACCATTCGAGGTGCCCAAATGCTTTGGTTAGATCCGGCGGGGCCGTGGGCCCGGTAAATGTGTTGACGTGAACCCAAGCTAGTGCTTGGGCCACGCGCTCCCGTCGCTCCCCAATCAGCGATCGCTGGGATGCCCAGACCATGAGCCGAAATGAGCCTGGCACTGCTAACGCAGCAAGCCGATCATTGGTGAATACTCCCGTGGACACCGGTCTGGGCAGAATGATCGCGCATTTGCAACAGGGCGCAAGGCGTGGCTGTTCAGCGACACAGTTGCCGGAGCGAAGGCCAGCGCGATCATTTACAGCCTCATGCTGACCTGTCGAGCATGCGGAGTCGAGCCGTATGCCTATCTGCTCGACGTGTTGACCAGGCTGCCGCAGCGTGCGCCGAATACCGATATCAGTGACCTGCTGCCATTCAACTTCGCGAAGCGGAACGACGCATTCGCGTCAACGTGATCAAGCACAGATCACCCAATATTCCACCAAGGTGCGTGTTAATTCGAGCTTACAATCTATCAGCGGTCAATGTGAGAGCAGAAAGCCTCAAAGGCAGCACGTTGTGTGAGTGCGAGAAGTCGGCGCCGGGTGATGATCTCGGTATTCGGCAACGGAGATATTGAATCGGTGATCATTCACCTCTTGGGGCAGATGAGTCCACCGACAGCGCTTGGCTCGGCATGCTGAAACGTGTTCGCCGTGGATCGCACTTCGACGGAATTAAGGTCCCTGCCAAGGCGCTCATCAGGGTGTGGAAGCTGATCGCAACCATTGCTTGAACTCAAGATACGCGACGATAAAGCGAGATCGATAGGGTTCGGAATACGCGAAATGTCGATTCGAAAGCACTGCGCTCCGATAGATCTTCACCGCGGTGTGAACCCATTCGACAGTTGCCGGGAATCCGTCACGCGCGATGAGAAACTCGATACGTGAACGTTCTTCGATTGGTTCATCTCGTGATGCACGTTGAATTGCCACCCCAGCCTTCCTTAGACAGCGTCAGGCAGCACGGCCGGTCGTGACAATTGTCGCTGCCCACTTCCTGTACGATCACAATGCATCAATCAGATAGTTCTGCGTGCAAGCATGGTGCGGATCTCCCCGATTGCTTTTGCCGGATTCAGTCCTTTGGGGCAAACGTCCGTGCAGTTCAGGATCGCGCGACATCGGAACAGACGGTACGGGTCATCGAGATTATCCAGCCGTGCGGCAGTTCCTTCGTCGCGGGAATCAACCAGAAAGCGATAAGCCTGTAGCAAGCCCGCTGGGCCGACGTATTTATCCGGGTTCCACCAGTACGAAGGACACGCGCTCGAGCAACATGCGCACAGGATGCATTCATAGAGGCCGTCGAGTTGATCACGTTCCTCCGGCGACTGGCGCCGCTCTCGCTCGGGGGGCGGGGTATCGTTGATCAGGTACGGCGCGATCGAATGGTACTGCTTGAAAAATGCAGTCATATCGACGATCAGATCGCGTACGACTGGTAAACCGGGTAACGGTCGCAACACCGTGTGGCTGGGTAGATCGTTGAGATTGGTCGTGCAGGCGAGACCGTTCTTGCCATTGATGTTCATAGCGTCAGAGCCGCATACCCCCTCGCGACAGGAACGCCGGAAGCTGAGCGTCTCGTCCTGCGCTTTGAGGCGAATTAGTACATCCAGTAGCATCCGGTCATTCACCGCCCTTTCTATCTTAAAGACCTGCGAATGAGGCGTGGCATCCTTGTCTGGATCGTATCGGTAGATCTCGAATGTTTTTGCACCACTCATAACGTCTCTCC
Above is a genomic segment from Paraburkholderia aromaticivorans containing:
- a CDS encoding succinate dehydrogenase iron-sulfur subunit, with the protein product MSGAKTFEIYRYDPDKDATPHSQVFKIERAVNDRMLLDVLIRLKAQDETLSFRRSCREGVCGSDAMNINGKNGLACTTNLNDLPSHTVLRPLPGLPVVRDLIVDMTAFFKQYHSIAPYLINDTPPPERERRQSPEERDQLDGLYECILCACCSSACPSYWWNPDKYVGPAGLLQAYRFLVDSRDEGTAARLDNLDDPYRLFRCRAILNCTDVCPKGLNPAKAIGEIRTMLARRTI